CGCTTCATGCGAAAACTCTCCTTGCGATCATGCCATGCGAAGGGAATGCGAGCAGGCACCGACAGCGGAGGTTGGAGAGGAATCTGCTGCCGAATACCCCATGGAGCCGACTTCGACTCCACCCCCGAAGGTCTCGCACGCCTGGGGGATGGAGTGCATTCTAGGGTCACCCCATCAGATAGGCACGCAGATCATTTTGAATTTTTGCACAGCGTTGCTGCCAGGAATGCAAATCGGCAGGCCGAGTGCCATCCATCGGCTTACATGTGACTTGCACGCGCAACCGATTGGTGTTCAGTTCGGGCTTGTCCAACTGCAACTCCAACTCGGCGATTTCTCGTGGGCCAATGGGCGGCGGTGGGGGCGACATGCGGCTCAACCAGCCGAGAATTCCGGTAAGTGGCGGCGGTGCCACCGAGGGATTGTGCAGCCGAACTTTGATCAATCCCGGATCACTGGCCAATACTTCGCCCCCGACATCGCTGAGAAATCCACGCAGTTTGGTGATGGCGATTTTTTCCGGCATCCACGCATCAAAATCAAAGGTGATGACGTAAGGATCGGTCAATTTGGCAGGGACCGCCAGCGACCGAGTCTTGGTGGGTGTATGCGGCACGGCGGGCATCAGCACCGAATCCGTACTGGGATCTTCCGGCGGGCGGGTCATCGACCAGACATCCAGGCCAATGGCTTCGCCATAGCGCTTGGCGATTTCGCGAGGCGTCGAAGGTCGCTCGGCGGGGAATTTCTCCAAGCATTGCATAATCAACGCTTCGACCGCGTGCGGAATGTTCAACACCGCTCGAATTCGATTGAACGGAATCGGCTTGGCACTGCGATGGGCTTCGAGCTGCGCTTGCGTGCCAATCGCGTCGTAGGGCATCATTCCCGTGAGCATTTCGTAAAGAATCACGCCGAGCGCGTAAATATCCGCTCGGGCATCAATCTCGTCGCCGCGCACCGCCTCAGGGCTGACATAGTCGGGCGTGCCGATCACGCGAATGTCGCTGCTGCCGTTGAGTTTTTCTAGGGAGAGATGCGGCTTGGCCGAGAATTGCGACAGTCCGAAATCCATCACGCGCAGCGATTCGACCGGCGTGTCGGATTCCAGAATCATCAGATTCGATGGCTTGAGGTCGCGGTGGACGATACCCTGCCGATGGGCGGCTTGCAGGGCGTGACAAAGTTGCGCGAGCATCACCCCCGTCCGCTCGACACCGAGACGCTTGTTGCGCCCCAGCACCACTTCGAGCGTTTGACCGGGCAGATATTCCATAATGATGCACGGACCACCAGCGGAATCCAACGAGGATTCGAGCAATTGCACGGCATACGGGTGGTGAAACCGCGACATGAATTCCATTTCCCGTTGAAATAGGGCACGGAATCGCGGTTGATTGGCGATGTTGGGATGCATCACCTTGATCACAACGAGTCGGTTGGGTTTGTGTCGATCGCGGGCCACAAATACGCGGCCCATGCTTCCCTGACCTAGGAAGCCAACCACTTCGTACTGACCTAAAAATATCGTGCCGATCATCTCGACACCCGGAGA
This DNA window, taken from Tuwongella immobilis, encodes the following:
- a CDS encoding serine/threonine-protein kinase — protein: MIGTIFLGQYEVVGFLGQGSMGRVFVARDRHKPNRLVVIKVMHPNIANQPRFRALFQREMEFMSRFHHPYAVQLLESSLDSAGGPCIIMEYLPGQTLEVVLGRNKRLGVERTGVMLAQLCHALQAAHRQGIVHRDLKPSNLMILESDTPVESLRVMDFGLSQFSAKPHLSLEKLNGSSDIRVIGTPDYVSPEAVRGDEIDARADIYALGVILYEMLTGMMPYDAIGTQAQLEAHRSAKPIPFNRIRAVLNIPHAVEALIMQCLEKFPAERPSTPREIAKRYGEAIGLDVWSMTRPPEDPSTDSVLMPAVPHTPTKTRSLAVPAKLTDPYVITFDFDAWMPEKIAITKLRGFLSDVGGEVLASDPGLIKVRLHNPSVAPPPLTGILGWLSRMSPPPPPIGPREIAELELQLDKPELNTNRLRVQVTCKPMDGTRPADLHSWQQRCAKIQNDLRAYLMG